A DNA window from Thermosynechococcaceae cyanobacterium Okahandja contains the following coding sequences:
- the psbM gene encoding photosystem II reaction center protein PsbM, whose translation MEVNDLGLVATAMFVLVPTVFLIILYVQTESQQKSN comes from the coding sequence ATGGAAGTCAACGATTTGGGTTTAGTGGCAACCGCCATGTTTGTACTGGTGCCCACCGTGTTTCTGATTATTTTGTACGTTCAAACCGAGAGTCAGCAGAAAAGCAACTAA
- the hisB gene encoding imidazoleglycerol-phosphate dehydratase HisB: protein MAPRHAVVDRQTKETSVHVEVLLDGTGCADNHSGIPFLDHMLDQLCSHGLLDLRVQATGDTHIDDHHTNEDVGITLGMALDKALGDRRGIQRFGHFVAPLDESLVEVALDFSGRPHLTYGLQIPTQRVGTYDTQLVREFFVALVNHSRMTLHLRQLDGINSHHIIEATFKAFARALRMAIAIDPRRIHHIPSSKGVIQQ from the coding sequence GTGGCCCCCCGCCACGCGGTTGTTGATCGCCAAACGAAGGAAACCTCTGTTCATGTCGAAGTGCTCTTAGACGGCACTGGCTGTGCCGACAATCACAGCGGCATTCCTTTTTTGGATCACATGTTGGATCAGCTTTGCTCCCACGGCTTGCTCGATTTGCGGGTGCAGGCAACGGGGGATACCCACATTGACGATCACCATACGAACGAAGATGTGGGCATTACGCTGGGGATGGCGCTGGACAAAGCGTTGGGCGATCGCCGTGGCATTCAGCGGTTTGGCCATTTTGTTGCGCCCCTCGATGAAAGTTTAGTGGAAGTTGCCCTAGATTTTTCGGGTCGCCCCCACCTTACCTATGGTTTGCAGATTCCTACCCAACGGGTGGGCACCTACGACACCCAACTGGTGCGGGAATTTTTTGTGGCGCTGGTCAACCATAGCCGCATGACCCTGCACCTGCGACAACTAGACGGCATTAACTCCCATCACATCATTGAGGCCACCTTTAAGGCCTTTGCACGGGCACTGCGGATGGCGATCGCCATTGATCCCCGGCGCATCCACCATATTCCTAGCTCCAAGGGCGTGATTCAGCAGTAA